A single Tenacibaculum sp. 190524A02b DNA region contains:
- a CDS encoding outer membrane beta-barrel family protein has product MNQTNLIFYLLFFTSYMVLSQVKIKGNVKNSLGEAIEFANVIFTDSSNTIIKGGVTNEKGSFEFLIKEGNYKLTISFLGYKDYSVNYIIDKNQSIDTVFLEEDSNKLEEVVVTGKKATIVKKVDRIEFNIKNTVLSEGNAWEVLNKTPGVIASSSGSLQVFGKSGVLVMIEERPVQLSLDELKNMLEGMSASEINLIEVITNPPAKYDAEGNGIINISLKKKKTLGYNGEFFSRYTQGIFPKLSNGANIIYRNNKVNISANYSLGKGKSNVKEDSDINFLNSITKRSSFWKENSDRNTDYVTHNFRTSLDYQLSEKSVFGVKIDGNLVPDRETINKTRTDVFDNQNVLESIFINNNNSDRETKNISYNVNFNHKFKKKGRSLVFNLDHIDYDTEGNQGVSTDFYKSENSFDKNEFFTSDNNQNIQIYTSKLDYIEPIDSTSNIEAGFKFNSIKTDNNLIYFNRNPLGNLLFDSTRSNQFIYNEDTYATYLSYSKDFDRLSVKVGVRGEYTRTKGNSVTLNQVTNNNYFEIFPSAFFQYSLKNKNSVGVSYSRRIKRPKFRLLNPFQFFTSPYSSIEGSPFLQPSFSDNVDVTYSLKNKYFLTGYFSYTKSPFTQLSIQDNETRVFKYKAVNLNSNVAFGLVFSTSFNMSSFWRVYFDLNLYNEIYEFIDVDGSQLIRNQRFNMDPYLWNEFQISKKHNLSLELITRYFSPKVQGGFDIKEMGEVSIGVKKKFLQNKATLSIYVADVFDTNKYTLESRYAMQNHIFRENPENQYVRFSLSYRFGNSKNKKKKKRERKSAEKKRL; this is encoded by the coding sequence AAACTAATCTTATTTTTTATTTACTCTTTTTCACATCTTATATGGTATTATCTCAAGTTAAAATAAAAGGAAATGTAAAGAACTCTTTAGGAGAAGCAATTGAATTTGCTAATGTAATATTTACAGATTCGAGTAATACTATTATTAAAGGAGGTGTAACAAATGAAAAAGGAAGTTTTGAGTTTTTAATTAAAGAGGGCAATTATAAATTAACAATTAGTTTTCTGGGATATAAAGATTATAGTGTAAACTATATAATAGATAAAAACCAAAGTATTGATACTGTTTTTTTAGAAGAAGATTCGAATAAGCTGGAAGAAGTTGTTGTAACTGGGAAAAAAGCAACCATAGTTAAAAAAGTAGATAGAATTGAATTTAATATAAAGAACACTGTTTTATCGGAAGGTAATGCGTGGGAAGTGCTAAATAAAACTCCTGGAGTAATAGCTTCGTCATCTGGATCTTTGCAAGTTTTTGGTAAGTCTGGTGTTTTAGTTATGATTGAAGAACGTCCTGTGCAGCTTTCATTAGATGAATTAAAAAATATGTTGGAAGGGATGTCTGCTAGTGAAATTAATTTAATTGAAGTTATTACAAATCCGCCTGCTAAATACGATGCAGAAGGAAATGGAATAATAAATATTTCTTTAAAAAAGAAAAAAACATTAGGATATAATGGAGAGTTTTTTTCAAGATATACACAAGGGATATTTCCTAAATTAAGTAATGGAGCAAATATTATTTATAGAAATAATAAAGTTAATATTTCTGCAAATTATAGTTTAGGAAAAGGAAAGAGTAATGTGAAAGAAGATAGTGATATTAATTTTTTGAATTCAATAACAAAAAGATCTTCTTTTTGGAAAGAAAACTCTGATAGGAATACAGACTATGTCACTCATAATTTTAGAACATCATTAGATTATCAATTGTCAGAGAAAAGTGTATTTGGGGTGAAAATAGATGGTAATCTTGTTCCAGATAGAGAAACAATTAATAAAACTAGGACAGATGTTTTTGATAATCAGAATGTTTTGGAGTCTATCTTTATTAATAATAATAATTCGGATAGAGAAACTAAAAACATTTCTTATAACGTAAACTTTAACCATAAATTTAAAAAGAAAGGGCGTTCACTAGTTTTCAATTTGGATCATATAGATTATGATACTGAAGGAAATCAAGGGGTTAGTACAGACTTTTATAAGTCAGAAAACAGCTTTGATAAAAACGAGTTTTTTACATCTGATAATAATCAAAATATTCAAATATATACTTCAAAGCTAGATTATATAGAGCCAATTGATTCTACGTCCAATATAGAAGCAGGTTTTAAATTTAATTCGATAAAGACAGATAATAATTTAATTTATTTTAATAGAAATCCCCTAGGTAATTTATTATTTGACAGTACAAGAAGTAACCAATTTATTTATAATGAAGATACTTATGCTACTTATTTGTCTTATAGTAAGGATTTTGATAGACTTTCTGTTAAAGTAGGTGTAAGAGGAGAATATACAAGAACTAAAGGTAATTCAGTTACATTAAATCAAGTTACAAATAATAATTATTTTGAAATATTTCCTTCTGCTTTTTTTCAATACAGTCTGAAAAATAAAAATTCAGTAGGAGTGTCTTATAGTAGAAGAATTAAAAGACCAAAATTTAGATTATTAAATCCTTTTCAATTTTTCACAAGTCCATATAGTTCTATAGAAGGAAGCCCTTTTTTGCAACCCTCTTTTTCTGACAATGTAGATGTAACATATAGTTTAAAGAATAAATATTTCTTAACAGGGTATTTTAGTTATACCAAAAGTCCTTTTACTCAATTATCAATTCAGGATAATGAAACACGAGTTTTTAAATATAAGGCAGTGAATTTAAATAGTAATGTAGCTTTTGGACTAGTATTTAGTACTTCATTTAATATGTCTAGTTTTTGGAGGGTGTATTTTGATCTTAATTTATATAATGAAATATATGAGTTTATAGATGTTGATGGTAGTCAGTTGATAAGAAATCAAAGGTTTAATATGGATCCGTATTTGTGGAATGAGTTTCAGATCTCTAAAAAACATAATTTATCGTTAGAACTTATAACTAGATATTTTTCACCAAAAGTTCAAGGAGGTTTTGATATTAAAGAAATGGGAGAAGTATCAATAGGGGTAAAGAAGAAATTTCTACAAAACAAAGCAACTTTATCAATATATGTAGCTGATGTTTTTGATACTAATAAATACACCTTAGAATCTAGGTACGCTATGCAAAACCACATTTTTAGAGAAAACCCAGAAAATCAATATGTCAGATTTTCTTTGTCATACAGGTTTGGGAACTCTAAGAATAAAAAGAAGAAAAAAAGAGAGCGTAAGTCTGCAGAGAAAAAAAGATTATAA